One Vitis vinifera cultivar Pinot Noir 40024 chromosome 8, ASM3070453v1 genomic window carries:
- the LOC100246527 gene encoding uncharacterized protein LOC100246527 isoform X2 — MRASPPRLLQTRLLPQRIREYKDLKNKHMTTSVAAISHRLHQIFPQFSSYLPKMNSVDGSMERVSRDICSDSVRNFAMVARSGSKEPVSLFDSSYAEEFPMLSPDGILPIKNRKSNKMRTRVDLSTEVGTRENSSLHHESPPMSNSTFQQYGTSLPSDDTSFPSDCQEKGTPSYSRELHHVQSCVDDEVSSTNANQDDSKLPTSLGKKSMPPHLRQREYEDSTRKDESDNSYLPTQFGKKSTPPHSRKPQRGQPYHRHDVGTGNSECPRGLQKFEPFDICKSGVMHPVKKCLIPEQNEIKHSMEGTTQEVLRPGMVLLKGYISLTEQIKMVKKCRDLGVGPGGFYRPGYQDGAKLRLQMMCLGMNWDPQTRKYEKWHPLDGSETPDIPHEFSVLVERAIQDSQSLIKKNSGENNVEDTLPRMSPNICIVNFYTTSGRLGLHQDRDESEESLLKGLPVVSFSLGDSAEFLYGNQRNVDAAGKVVLESGDVLIFGGPSRHIFHGVSSIIPNSAPNSLLEETNLLPGRLNLTLRQL; from the exons ATGCGCGCGTCTCCACCTCGATTACTTCAAACGCGCCTACTACCCCAAAGAATACGAGAATACAAAGACTTGAAGAATAAGCATAT GACAACCTCGGTGGCCGCCATATCTCACCGTCTCCATCAAATCTTCCCCCAGTTTTCCTCCTATTTACCAAAGATGAATTCTGTCGACGGCTCCATGGAGAGAGTTTCGCGCGATATTTGCAGTGACTCT GTGAGGAATTTTGCAATGGTTGCACGCAGTGGCTCAAAGGAACCCGTGTCCTTGTTTGATTCTTCCTATGCCGAGGAATTTCCTATGCTCTCTCCCGATGGTATTTTGCCTATTAAGAATAGAAAGTCCAATAAAATGAGAACTCGGGTGGATCTAAGTACGGAAGTGGGCACGAGAGAAAATAGTTCTTTGCACCATGAGAGCCCACCTATGTCCAATTCCACTTTCCAGCAGTATGGCACTTCTCTCCCTTCTGATGACACTTCTTTCCCTTCTGATTGTCAAGAGAAGGGAACGCCTTCTTATTCTAGAGAACTCCATCATGTTCAAAGTTGTGTAGATGACGAAGTTAGTAGTACAAATGCCAATCAGGATGACTCCAAGCTGCCCACTAGTCTTGGGAAGAAGAGCATGCCTCCACATTTGAGACAGCGTGAATATGAAGACAGTACTAGGAAAGATGAGTCTGATAACTCTTATCTGCCTACTCAATTTGGGAAAAAGAGCACACCTCCTCACTCCAGAAAGCCCCAGCGAGGCCAACCCTATCACAGGCATGATGTTGGTACTGGAAATTCTGAATGCCCCAGAGGTTTGCAGAAGTTTGAACCATTTGATATCTGCAAGTCTGGCGTCATGCATCCTGTCAAGAAGTGCCTAATCCCtgaacaaaatgaaataaagcaCTCCATGGAAGGGACTACACAAGAAGTGCTTAGACCTGGCATGGTTCTGTTAAAAGGTTACATCAGCCTCACTGAACAG ATCAAGATGGTAAAGAAATGTCGAGATCTTGGTGTAGGGCCAGGTGGCTTTTACAGACCTGGTTATCAAGATGGAGCCAAACTTCGTTTGCAGATGATGTGCCTTGGTATGAATTGGGATCCTCAAACaaggaaatatgaaaaatggcATCCACTTGATGGTTCTGAGACACCTGACATTCCCCATGAATTTAGTGTGCTGGTTGAAAGAGCGATACAAGATTCACAGTCCCttattaaaaagaatagtgGTGAGAACAATGTGGAAGACACACTCCCGAGGATGTCTCCAAATATATGCATTGTGAACTTCTATACGACCAGTGGGCGGCTTGGTCTCCATCAG GACCGTGATGAAAGCGAAGAGAGCCTCCTTAAAGGATTACCCGTGGTCTCTTTCTCCCTTGGCGACTCAGCAGAGTTCTTATATGGGAATCAAAGAAATGTAGATGCAGCAGGTAAAGTTGTATTGGAATCAGGAGATGTCCTAATATTTGGTGGTCCCTCAAGGCATATTTTTCATGGGGTGTCATCAATTATCCCTAACTCAGCTCCAAACTCCCTACTAGAAGAAACAAATCTTCTTCCTGGCCGTCTAAACCTTACCCTCAGGCAGCTTTGA
- the LOC100246527 gene encoding uncharacterized protein LOC100246527 isoform X1 — protein sequence MRASPPRLLQTRLLPQRIREYKDLKNKHMTTSVAAISHRLHQIFPQFSSYLPKMNSVDGSMERVSRDICSDSVRADGRLQQVRNFAMVARSGSKEPVSLFDSSYAEEFPMLSPDGILPIKNRKSNKMRTRVDLSTEVGTRENSSLHHESPPMSNSTFQQYGTSLPSDDTSFPSDCQEKGTPSYSRELHHVQSCVDDEVSSTNANQDDSKLPTSLGKKSMPPHLRQREYEDSTRKDESDNSYLPTQFGKKSTPPHSRKPQRGQPYHRHDVGTGNSECPRGLQKFEPFDICKSGVMHPVKKCLIPEQNEIKHSMEGTTQEVLRPGMVLLKGYISLTEQIKMVKKCRDLGVGPGGFYRPGYQDGAKLRLQMMCLGMNWDPQTRKYEKWHPLDGSETPDIPHEFSVLVERAIQDSQSLIKKNSGENNVEDTLPRMSPNICIVNFYTTSGRLGLHQDRDESEESLLKGLPVVSFSLGDSAEFLYGNQRNVDAAGKVVLESGDVLIFGGPSRHIFHGVSSIIPNSAPNSLLEETNLLPGRLNLTLRQL from the exons ATGCGCGCGTCTCCACCTCGATTACTTCAAACGCGCCTACTACCCCAAAGAATACGAGAATACAAAGACTTGAAGAATAAGCATAT GACAACCTCGGTGGCCGCCATATCTCACCGTCTCCATCAAATCTTCCCCCAGTTTTCCTCCTATTTACCAAAGATGAATTCTGTCGACGGCTCCATGGAGAGAGTTTCGCGCGATATTTGCAGTGACTCT GTGAGAGCCGATGGTCGTCTTCAACAGGTGAGGAATTTTGCAATGGTTGCACGCAGTGGCTCAAAGGAACCCGTGTCCTTGTTTGATTCTTCCTATGCCGAGGAATTTCCTATGCTCTCTCCCGATGGTATTTTGCCTATTAAGAATAGAAAGTCCAATAAAATGAGAACTCGGGTGGATCTAAGTACGGAAGTGGGCACGAGAGAAAATAGTTCTTTGCACCATGAGAGCCCACCTATGTCCAATTCCACTTTCCAGCAGTATGGCACTTCTCTCCCTTCTGATGACACTTCTTTCCCTTCTGATTGTCAAGAGAAGGGAACGCCTTCTTATTCTAGAGAACTCCATCATGTTCAAAGTTGTGTAGATGACGAAGTTAGTAGTACAAATGCCAATCAGGATGACTCCAAGCTGCCCACTAGTCTTGGGAAGAAGAGCATGCCTCCACATTTGAGACAGCGTGAATATGAAGACAGTACTAGGAAAGATGAGTCTGATAACTCTTATCTGCCTACTCAATTTGGGAAAAAGAGCACACCTCCTCACTCCAGAAAGCCCCAGCGAGGCCAACCCTATCACAGGCATGATGTTGGTACTGGAAATTCTGAATGCCCCAGAGGTTTGCAGAAGTTTGAACCATTTGATATCTGCAAGTCTGGCGTCATGCATCCTGTCAAGAAGTGCCTAATCCCtgaacaaaatgaaataaagcaCTCCATGGAAGGGACTACACAAGAAGTGCTTAGACCTGGCATGGTTCTGTTAAAAGGTTACATCAGCCTCACTGAACAG ATCAAGATGGTAAAGAAATGTCGAGATCTTGGTGTAGGGCCAGGTGGCTTTTACAGACCTGGTTATCAAGATGGAGCCAAACTTCGTTTGCAGATGATGTGCCTTGGTATGAATTGGGATCCTCAAACaaggaaatatgaaaaatggcATCCACTTGATGGTTCTGAGACACCTGACATTCCCCATGAATTTAGTGTGCTGGTTGAAAGAGCGATACAAGATTCACAGTCCCttattaaaaagaatagtgGTGAGAACAATGTGGAAGACACACTCCCGAGGATGTCTCCAAATATATGCATTGTGAACTTCTATACGACCAGTGGGCGGCTTGGTCTCCATCAG GACCGTGATGAAAGCGAAGAGAGCCTCCTTAAAGGATTACCCGTGGTCTCTTTCTCCCTTGGCGACTCAGCAGAGTTCTTATATGGGAATCAAAGAAATGTAGATGCAGCAGGTAAAGTTGTATTGGAATCAGGAGATGTCCTAATATTTGGTGGTCCCTCAAGGCATATTTTTCATGGGGTGTCATCAATTATCCCTAACTCAGCTCCAAACTCCCTACTAGAAGAAACAAATCTTCTTCCTGGCCGTCTAAACCTTACCCTCAGGCAGCTTTGA